Proteins encoded by one window of uncultured Draconibacterium sp.:
- a CDS encoding RNA-binding protein, which produces MNLFVARLDSSITGDDLNEMFSAHGEVTSAKVIFDRETGNSKCFGFVEMPNEEEANAAIAALNESELEGKEIVVKEANPPQERPRRDFNRGGGGGYNRGGGGGYNRGGGGDRRGGGGYDRRGGGGGDRRGGGGGYNRDRNDRW; this is translated from the coding sequence ATGAATTTATTTGTTGCAAGGTTAGACTCATCGATTACAGGTGACGACTTAAATGAAATGTTCTCTGCTCACGGAGAAGTAACATCTGCCAAAGTAATTTTTGACAGAGAAACGGGAAACTCGAAATGTTTTGGTTTTGTTGAAATGCCAAACGAAGAAGAAGCTAATGCTGCTATTGCTGCGCTGAATGAAAGCGAATTAGAAGGGAAAGAGATTGTAGTTAAAGAAGCTAATCCTCCTCAGGAACGCCCACGTCGTGATTTTAATCGCGGTGGCGGCGGTGGCTACAACCGCGGTGGCGGTGGTGGTTACAACCGTGGTGGCGGTGGCGACCGCAGAGGCGGTGGTGGCTATGACCGTCGTGGTGGCGGTGGTGGCGACCGCAGAGGCGGCGGCGGTGGTTATAACCGCGATCGTAACGATCGTTGGTAA
- a CDS encoding N(4)-(beta-N-acetylglucosaminyl)-L-asparaginase, with protein sequence MISRRSFIAKSSLLFAGASMATKTFSNTVFQPTNKFPVVISTWNHGMPANEAAWEVLSAGGHSLDAVEAGVRVPEGDPNVITVGKGGIPDASGKVTLDACIMDERGRAGSVTYLQHITHPISVARLVMEKTPHVMLSGKGALKFALDNGFGKEKLLTKARKKEWKQWKKENKEFSNKINIENVTEDNHDTIGMLAIDEEGRISGACTTSGMGYKMHGRVGDSPIIGAGLFVDGEVGGATATGSGELVMKTLGSFLVVELMRQGMSPSKACEEAVRRIAKKIPDYQQHQIGYIALNKNGEYGSFCIQPGFNYAVKTADKTELVDAESWLKKL encoded by the coding sequence ATGATATCTCGACGTTCCTTTATAGCAAAAAGCTCGTTACTGTTTGCTGGTGCCAGTATGGCCACTAAAACGTTTTCAAATACTGTTTTTCAGCCAACAAATAAATTTCCTGTCGTAATTTCTACCTGGAATCACGGTATGCCTGCTAATGAAGCGGCTTGGGAAGTTTTGTCAGCAGGGGGGCACTCACTGGATGCTGTTGAAGCAGGTGTTCGTGTGCCCGAAGGAGATCCGAATGTTATTACAGTTGGAAAAGGCGGAATCCCCGATGCAAGCGGAAAAGTAACACTTGATGCTTGCATTATGGATGAGAGAGGACGGGCAGGTAGTGTAACTTACCTCCAACATATTACTCATCCCATTTCGGTTGCCAGATTGGTAATGGAAAAAACCCCACACGTAATGCTGAGTGGAAAAGGGGCGTTGAAATTTGCATTGGATAATGGTTTTGGAAAAGAAAAACTGTTAACAAAAGCGCGCAAAAAAGAATGGAAGCAGTGGAAAAAAGAAAATAAGGAATTCAGCAATAAAATCAATATTGAGAATGTTACTGAAGATAACCACGATACCATTGGGATGCTGGCTATTGATGAAGAAGGACGAATTTCAGGTGCTTGTACTACCAGCGGAATGGGCTACAAAATGCATGGAAGGGTAGGCGATTCTCCGATTATTGGGGCAGGTTTATTTGTTGATGGAGAAGTAGGAGGAGCTACTGCAACCGGATCGGGAGAGTTGGTGATGAAAACACTTGGCTCGTTTTTGGTGGTAGAATTAATGCGGCAGGGAATGTCTCCTTCAAAAGCTTGCGAAGAAGCAGTACGCAGAATTGCCAAAAAGATTCCTGATTATCAGCAGCACCAGATCGGTTATATTGCATTGAATAAAAATGGCGAATACGGATCGTTTTGTATACAACCCGGTTTTAATTATGCTGTAAAAACTGCAGATAAAACAGAACTGGTTGATGCTGAATCGTGGTTGAAGAAGTTATAA
- a CDS encoding chloride channel protein, translated as MNRLVAWRIAKIPERNFLYILSLVVGLLSGLAALLLKNLIHFVAEELTGMISVEGFTYLYLLYPFIGILLTVLFVRYIIRDDIGHGVSKILYSISRKSSKLKPHKTYSSMIASSLTIGFGGSVGAEAPIVLTGASIGSNLARIFKLRYKYITLMVGCGAAGAIAGIFNAPMAGIVFTLEVLMLDLTMAFLIPLLISAVSATVISYFFMGEGVMLRFSQISPFDISTIWIYILVGIFTGLMGIYFTRGTMFIESRFSAMKNWFVRLLIGALTLGILIFIFPPLWGEGYTSINSVFNNQGADLLNNSMFFQWKDNPYVVLLVLAGILIFKVFAMSATTGSGGNGGIFAPTLFTGAIAGYFLVSLLNTFFNLGVPENNFALAGMAGMMAAVMHAPLTGIFLTAELTGGYGMFIPLLITSTVAYVTIMRFEPHSIYTKRLAQTGELITHHKDKAILRSMEVKKLIENDFEIISPDASLRDLVKAISKSNRNLFPIVDENGYLKGMVKLSKVKNLIFEHELYDTVMVKDLMFMPEFYISSTDNMETVAEKFETSNRYNLAVIDDGKYLGFISRAVVFSNYRKTLEYFSNE; from the coding sequence GTGAATCGACTTGTGGCGTGGAGGATTGCAAAGATTCCGGAAAGGAATTTCTTGTACATTCTGAGTTTGGTGGTTGGATTGTTGAGTGGATTGGCAGCATTGTTGTTGAAAAACCTGATCCACTTTGTAGCTGAAGAGTTAACGGGAATGATTTCTGTTGAAGGATTTACTTACCTCTACCTGCTTTATCCCTTTATCGGTATTTTGCTTACTGTTTTGTTCGTCAGATATATAATTCGCGACGACATCGGGCACGGCGTTTCAAAAATTCTTTATTCCATATCAAGAAAAAGCAGCAAGTTAAAGCCGCATAAAACTTACTCATCAATGATTGCCAGTTCGCTGACCATTGGTTTTGGCGGATCGGTAGGAGCGGAGGCACCAATTGTGTTAACCGGTGCATCAATCGGATCGAATCTGGCACGCATATTTAAACTGCGTTATAAGTACATTACGCTGATGGTTGGGTGTGGAGCTGCCGGAGCTATTGCCGGTATTTTTAATGCGCCAATGGCTGGTATTGTTTTTACGCTGGAAGTTCTGATGTTAGATCTTACCATGGCCTTTCTTATTCCTTTGCTTATTTCTGCCGTTTCAGCTACCGTAATTTCATACTTTTTCATGGGAGAAGGTGTAATGTTGCGTTTCTCACAGATTTCGCCTTTTGATATCAGTACCATTTGGATTTATATTTTGGTAGGAATTTTTACCGGTTTAATGGGAATCTATTTTACGCGTGGTACAATGTTTATTGAAAGTCGGTTTTCAGCAATGAAGAACTGGTTTGTTCGTTTATTGATTGGAGCATTAACCCTGGGAATCTTGATCTTTATTTTCCCACCACTTTGGGGAGAAGGTTATACCAGTATTAACTCGGTTTTTAACAACCAGGGAGCAGATTTATTAAATAACTCGATGTTTTTTCAGTGGAAAGATAATCCATATGTTGTATTGCTGGTACTTGCCGGAATATTGATTTTTAAAGTGTTTGCCATGTCGGCAACAACGGGTTCGGGTGGTAATGGTGGTATTTTTGCACCTACACTTTTTACCGGTGCCATTGCCGGTTACTTTCTAGTGAGTTTATTGAATACATTTTTCAACCTTGGAGTACCTGAAAATAATTTTGCATTGGCGGGAATGGCAGGAATGATGGCGGCAGTTATGCATGCACCACTCACAGGAATATTCCTTACCGCCGAACTTACCGGTGGTTACGGAATGTTTATTCCATTACTGATAACCTCAACGGTTGCTTATGTAACCATTATGCGTTTTGAGCCTCACTCGATTTATACCAAGCGTCTGGCACAAACCGGAGAGCTCATCACGCATCATAAAGACAAGGCTATTCTTCGGTCAATGGAGGTCAAGAAGTTGATTGAGAATGACTTTGAGATAATATCACCCGATGCCAGTTTGCGCGATTTGGTTAAAGCTATCTCGAAATCAAACCGAAACCTTTTCCCTATTGTTGACGAAAATGGTTACCTGAAGGGAATGGTAAAATTATCGAAAGTAAAAAACCTGATTTTCGAACATGAGCTGTACGATACCGTAATGGTAAAAGACCTGATGTTTATGCCCGAGTTTTATATTTCATCAACAGATAATATGGAAACTGTGGCAGAGAAATTTGAAACTTCGAACCGCTATAACCTGGCGGTTATCGATGATGGTAAATACCTTGGGTTTATTTCACGCGCAGTGGTTTTTTCAAATTATAGAAAGACGCTCGAATATTTCTCAAACGAATAA